CAACAGTTAAAGGCTAAAGTACCAAAGATGCTTGTCAACACGGGGTTGAATcgttttgagactgcagtagtcattaaaagtggcagatTGTGAAGCcatttgtaatatttattattagttaatattaataataatatctggGGTTGCATCATTTGGAGTGCTGTATGTTCCCATGATATTTTTCCCAGAGCTTTATGTACTTTCTCATCTCTGGTTCTAGTGGATCATGGTTGTGGTTTGCCTGCTGTTGttattgtggattttttttgctATTGTTCTGTCTGATTCTCTTCCTCTTCAAGGGGAGTTtttcttgctcatgtggggattcttgaatctgTCATTTTGCTCTGAGCTGCTCCAAGTGAAAAGTGTTGTGAAATAACATTTGTACGATAGAACTGAAGCCTTCTTCTGATAATTATAGTCATGTGTTCATCTGGTAAGGATGATGCTATCACTGTACCTTATCACAGCTGATCAATTCCTCATCATAACATCTGATTTGAAAAGGTTTGATCCTCCTCTATTTGATCTGCGTCTGTGTTTCACTCATAGAACACAAGAaccaataaatgaataaagtgctgaaagaaaaatgacttttttccctcttcagGTGGATTTCATCACCACTTTGAAGGTAAATCAGAGACAAAAGAGTTCAGCTGACACTTAATTGATGCACAGGAAGCATTCACTTCTACCAAAGCGGCTCAAACCCGTGTGTGAAGGAAGGCTTTCACAGCATTGGTTCATTCTTCAAACACCATCAGCTCCACTGTTCCCTACTGTATTCAGAGTTTTGActttttgtccattttgaaGGAACTGTTTTACATGAagagacatttcacacacacacacacacacacttcctacCTTCGTCTCAGACGCTCATCTGTCCAAACAAACTTTCAACTCCAGTcggtcaaagaaaaaaaaaggatcttcaAAGAAGCGATGAAAAACGGCGAGCTGCAGGAAGTGCTGATGTCAGCTGGAAcaagagagacacagtgaaacTCTGAGAGAAGCTTAGATTTAAGCTTGTTAGAGTTCAGGAGGAAGTTGGCTTCAGTTTAGAGCAATGAGAGGATGACCTACTGAGGTCCGCTGTCTGACCTTACCTGCTGGATCCATCTCAAAACCTTGTTTCCtgactgatgacatcatctACCGCCCTGTGATCCCACAGCTACAGACAGTGTACCTGTCCAGACAGGTGAGCTCAGGTCAGCTAGATGTGCTGTGTTAAGCAAAAAGGAACCAAAGAAAACAGACGTGGTGGGAAAAGGTCTGGTGGTCCAGGTTCACTGTTTCCAGGTTCACTGTTTCCAGGTTCACTGTGTTTCCAGGTTCACACTGTTTCCAGGTTCACTGTTTCCAGGTTCACTGTTTTCAGGTTCACTGTGTTTCCAGGTTCACACTGTTTCCAGGTTCACTGTTTCCAGGTTCACTGTGTTTCCAGGTTCACACTGTTTCCAGGTTCACTGTTTTCAGGTTCACTGTGTTTCCAGGTTCACTGTTTCCAGATTCACTGTTTCCAGGTTCACTGTTTCCAGGTTCACTGTTTTCAGGTTCACTGTGTTTCCAGGTTCACTGTTTCCAGGTTCACTGTGTTTCCAGGTTCACACTGTTTCCAGGTTCACTGTTTCTAGGTTCACACTGTTTCCAGGTTCACACTGTTTCCAGGTTCACTGTGTTTCCAGGTTCACACTGTTTCCAGGTTCACTGTTTTCAGGTTCACTGTGTTTCCAGGTTCACTGTTTCCAGGTTCACTGTGTTTCCAGGTTCATTGTTTCCAGGTTCACTGTGTTTCCAGGTTCACACTGTTTCCAGGTTCACTGTTTCCAAGTTCACTGTTTCCAGGTTCACTGTTTCCAGGTTCACAGTGTTTCCAGGTTCACTGTTTCCAGGTTCACAGTGTTTCCAGGTTCACACTGTTTCCAGGTTCACACTGTTTCCAGGTTCACTGTTTCCAAGTTCACTGTTTCCAGGTTCACTGTTTCCAGGTTCACACTGTTTCCAGGTTCACTGTTTCCAGGTTCACACTGTTTCCAGGTTCACTGTTTCCAGGTTCACTGTTTTCAGGTTCACTGTGTTTCCAGGTTCACACTGTTTCCAGGTTCACACTGTTTCCAGGTTCACTGTTTCCAAGTTCACTGTTTCCAGGTTCACTGTTTCCAGGTTCACAGTGTTTCCAGGTTCACTGTTTCTAGGTTCACACTGTTTCCAGGTTCACACTGTTTCAGTGTCAAAGGTTGTCAGTTCTGCGTTAAGTGAAGGTTGATCCGTTAATCCTGATCTGGATTAAGTCCACGCTCAGAGATCACAGCTCCCAGCTGGTCTGCAGCCAAGAATAGAGGCAGGATTAGACTTGCACTAACCTGCCTGGAACAGCCGAAATACCAGAGTGTCCGTCAGAGAacctctggtgggatttgaaggaGGTTCCAGCACACAAACCAAGAACATCAGAGCTGGGGGCTGGTGTCCATGAGGAAGGAGCTTCCTGAGGAACACTGTGAGAACCTGGTGTCTGTCTGAGCATCACGTTAGCAGGTCAGAACAGCTGAAGGTTCTCAGATCTGCTGCTTTCATGTTCTTCTGACAGAACATGCAGAGAACAAACATGTTCTTCTACATAATGGTTTAATTCAGCAGCTGTGTTTCATATGATGTTGGTGTGAACAGCGTCCAGTAGGGGGCAGCATCAACTCTTATTAGCACGAGCTAAAGTGTCTGATCAAACCAGTCCAGCTGGGTTATACTGGTTCATACTGGTTATACTGGTTAATAATGGTTATAGAAGTTCATACTGGTTATACTAGTTCATACTGGTTAAACTGGTTCATACTGGTTATGCTTTGAGAGTACCCGTTCCAGCGGCTGAATAATTAAGCAATCACTGACTGATCAATGtaagagacaataaaacaggaacaaGTTCAGGTCAATTCAGTTAGTTTATTGGTCCAcagtcaacacaaacacacacacacacacacacacacacacacacacagcagagtgtaATGATGGTGATCTGCGTCCTGATTGGACAGGACAGTCAGCTGACACTTTGCCTTCAGAGGGAgatctttgtgtttctgaagCTCGAGTTGTCcctaaaacacagagaagcacAGTATGTTAACATGGACATCAGGATATGGATCTGGTCCTAATCCccatcctggtcctggtcctggtcctacTCCTAGTCCTAGTCCTGGTAACAATCCTGATTCTAATCCTGATTCTGATCCTCATCCTGGTCTGGATTTTTTTGATGTCTCCACTCTGAGTTACCTGAGTtaggagggttagggttagtagctacagtagtactactgtagtactactgcagCAGTAGTCGTACCTGAGGCTGTCATTGTGGGTCTTGTACTCCATGATAGTGTTGGTCGGAAGGTTCAGGACTCGTCTCAAAGTGTCTCTGATTCTGGACGTCGTCGTTTGGTCGTTGGAGGTTCTGTTCCAGATGGACAGGATGTCCtcctgagagggagacaggtaACACAGTCAGTGGACAGGATGTCCCCCTTAGAGGGAGACAGGTAACACAGTCAGTGGACAGGATGTCCtcctgagagggagacaggtaACACAGTCAGTGGACAGGATGTCCtcctgagagggagacaggtaGACAGTCAGTGGACAGGATGTCCtcctgagagggagacaggtgCTTCAACACAGTGGTGCTGCAGTAGTGAAGTACCTGGAAGCGAATGGACACCACGGCTCCACAGATCTCCTCTCCCACCATGAACTGCTCTCCCAACATGGCCAGGATGATGTTCTCCCAGAAGCGACTCGCCAAACCTTTACGGAGACGGATGATCCACTTCCCCCCACTGCGGTTAGAATCATCCtggggggggtgaggagggacagacaggtgaggtgGGGGACAGTATATCTATAGCAGAATACCTGCAGCAGTAACCAGCAGACCTGCTCTAGTTCACTAGAACCTTCCTCCCTGCAGTCTGACCCACAGTCCACTGCAGCAGCGGTCTTCATCGTCCTGAATCCTCTCCTGGGGTGGTGTCACCCCGTCCTCCAGACCCCCCCTGGCTCCCCTACCCCAGCTCCAGAGACCATGTCACCCCGTCCTCCAGACCCCCCCTGGCTCCCTGTCCCACAAcaactccccctcctcctcactcaaATGCTCCATAACGAGGCCCCCCGCAACCTCACccacctgctccacctgcacCCTCCTGATGCAGTGTCCTGTTTGTGATAGTacatgtcatcatcatcctcatcatcctcatcatcctcatcatcctcatcatcatcatcatgttacCTCCCACATGGGTTTGATGCCCTCCTTGAACAGGTGGAAGTCACTGTGTCCACTCAGGTCACCTGGTCTGATCAGGTGACTGTAAAACCTCCAGAACTGTTCCACCtgtagacacagacacagacacagacacagacacacacacacacacacacacacacacacacacacacacacagacacacagacacagacacacacacacagatcagtctAATACTAGAACCACACTGATCCACTGTGGGGATCCACTCATGTTTCTGAATGTGAGCATCAGACTGGACATGTTGAATCgaacatcattcacacacacacacacacacacacacacacacacactcattcacacacacacacacacacacacacacactcattcacacacacacacacacacacacacacacacacacactcattcacacacacacacacacacacacactcattcacacacacacacacacactcattcactcactcacacacacacacacacacacacacactcactcattcacacacacacacacacacacactcacacacactcattcactcactcactcacacacacacacacacacacacactcattcactcacacacacacacacacacactcacactcattcacactcattcacacacacacacactcactcattcactcactcacacacacacacacacacacacactcactcattcacacacacacacacacacacactcacacacactcattcactcactcacacacacacacacacacacactcattcattcactcacacacacacacacacacacacacactcacactcattcacactcattcacacacacacacacactcactcactcattcacacacacacacacacacacacactcacacacactcattcactcacacacacacacacacacacactctcctggggacactttgacatgtggacTCTGAGTCCACCACTGAAGTTAATTAGCACACGTCAGGTGGCCGAAGTCTGGAGTCATGACACTGAAGGTCCTGgaggagtgtgagagtgtgtgtgtgtgtgtgtgagtgtgagagtgtgtgtgtgtgtgtgtgtgtgagtgtgagagtgtgtgtgtgtgtgtgtgagagtgtgagagtgtgtgtgtgtgtgtgtgtgtgagtgtgagagtgtgtgtgtgtgtgtgtgagagagtgtgagagtgtgtgtgagagtgtgtgtgtgtgtgtgagagtgtgtgtgagtgtgagagtgtgtgtgtgtgtgtgtgtgtgtgtgagagtgtgtgtgtgtgtgtgtgtgtgtgtgtgtgtgtgtgtgagtgtgtgtgtgtgtgtgtgtgagagagtgtgtgtgtgtgagagtgtgagagtgtgagagtgtgtgtgtgtgtgagagagagtgtgtgtgtgtgagagtgtgagagagtgtgtgtgtgtgtgtgtgagtgtgagtgtgagtgtgtgtgtgagtgtgtgagtgtgagtgtgagtgtgagtgtgtgtgtgtgtgagtgtgtgcgtgtgtgcgcgtgtgtgtgtgagtgagtgtgagtgtgtgcgtgtgtgcgcgtgtgtgtgtgagtgagtgtgagtgtgtgtgtgtgtgagtgtgtgtgagtgtgtgtgtgtaccgatGCCACGGTGCCGATCTGTCGGATGTTTTGTTCGTAGCTTTGAGAACTTGCCGGACGACTCGGAGTTCTTCTGCTGTACCAGAAGGTGTAGTTATACTGGAGGGGGTGTTCACCTACACCTGGACACACAGTCtgctcagagagacagacaggcagacagacgggtTAATGTTCACCTACACCTGGACACACAGTCtgctcagagagacagacaggcagacagacgggtTAATGTTCACCTACACCTGGACACACAGTCtgctcagagagacagacaggtagtcTCACCTTGCGTcgattgttgttgttgttggtccCATCgctgttgtcatggtaacagtcAGACTCTTCCtggttttcctcctcttttggactgaaacacaaacaggaagtgtctgTCAACGTCACAGGCTAGCTGCTAGCATGCAGTGCTCAGCTGACCAGAGGGTGAAGTGTGATTGGACGAGGACAGAGCTCCTTTTAATAAACAACcgacagcaaacacacaagcagaacTACAaactccctccttcctcctgctgccagaCCCCCGAACACTGAGGAGAGGAACCCTAACCCAAACCAGGCACAAGACGTGTCACATGTTCGTCCAGGGGCCCCTAacgtcctctgtccacactgaggttagacatggagttccacaaggttcagtgcttggaccgatgctatttaccttatatatgcttcctctgggtaatattatcaggaagcactgttaatttccactgttacgcagatgatacacaattatactgatcaataaagtctctgaatgaaagagtttgttctggaaacagtctgagagaaacgCTGCTGTGGACTGGAGCTATATTAATAAAGATTGATTCACTGATTTAACAAAAATCCACACAGGTGGTCACCAGGATCCCTCCGCCGGCTCTGACCTCCGATCTGATAAGTATTGACACCACTGCGGTTTTTTACAGACACTCAGTGTGACTGAAACCTCATGTTGAAGTGCAGCCCAGTGCTAGCTGCTAGCTGTGCTCCGGGTTTTTACCGGCTGTGTGCCGGCAGTTCTCCGGTAGTTTTCCGGTACTTTGCTGAGAAAATGCGGGTCTTACCGCTCCAGCGGGTCCATCTCTcctccgcctctctctctcctctcgaTTGTACCTCTTATCTTCTTTATCTCTTTACTTTTTACtatattttcttcctctttctgctcaCGCGGACTGACGGACGACTATCAACGCGCATGTGCAGAAgcagtggaggggaggggagaaggGACAAGTTTAACGGGAGATTTCGCGTTTCGAAATCTGAACGTTTGTGAGCCCAgtagtacctactcggctcgactcggcTCGACTGGGTTTGGttgtttccattacagtagcgtacctcctcaaagtgggggggggtcgtcatagcaaggtgggCCGAAACTccggcacacacaaacaaacacacctgaggacgtggagcgtttggtttgtgtggatccGGTTTCCTCgtttagaaataataaaaactgtttccaggGTTTGATTGAACTGTTTGTTGTTGGTCTTCGTCCTCGTcgcctgccacgggagttttcacatgttgtcatggtgactgtttacattcctccttctgccaacccgacttcggcgtgtgacgtcatcctctccgccatagcccgggtacagactctacacccgaGTGCCATGTCTGTCTTCAACTGttccagcagagaggagaggaccctggaccctggactcacctgattattagggcccgagcaccaagcggtgcgaggaccctattgaaattgCGTGggtgaaaaacatgcaagggaggaaaacatgccagaacccaagaaccaagaggtggacggacctcataggccccgagcacgaaggggatgaaaaaatacgtgaaatgcaaaaaaccaggcgaccagggggccgaaaacattgttgaaatgcaaggaattcttcttcttctggttctTGTTCttctcagaatcagaattactttaataatccccaatctccacaatgaattgcatttttgggggcctgaacatgcacgaaaactcactaaaatttgcacacgcatcagtcgtggtgaaaagttacgtattttaaaggtttcgcaaatgggcgtggcaaaatggctctgtagcgccccCTAATGTCAAGCCCCGGAACagcgttttatgtacatgtataaaatttggtgggttcatgtatctcttcgAGACggacaaaaaagtctcttggagtgatgacctaaaccaaacaggaagtcggccatattggatttttcacgcagtTTTGGcaatttacaggggacgtaaatgaacgaactagtccgagggggttgaagcgatcgacttcaaacttggtcagctggtagagaaggcatcaacgatgaaaagttattaaaggtctctacagaTTTggaacggtttgggcgtggcgagctgtcaaagttcactgtctcgccatgactcgccatgaaacaggaagttgttaataacttgactgtacatgatccaatcagcaccaaacttgacatgtctgatgagagtcccgccctgaacacgtctacatgtcaatattcattcacagtcatagcgccacctggtggcaacaggaaatgctatgttttacaatccatatatttatatttatatttatatttatatttatatttatatttgctattttttgtcttttctattgctttgtttctttcactctccctgtttatattgttgctgctgtaacaagaaaatttccccctatgggggataaaataaagaagtctaagtctaagtctaagtctaagtctaagtctaagttttacattatgatggctcaaggCCAGCCACTTtatcagatccacttcaaatttggtcagggaagcctcaagatgtcgatgttggtctggagcgaacaccgtgagtctccgtcaaaagctgttgccgtgacgaccaaattttccttcgccatgagcattaaaagtgctgtaactccactgtacaagatcctatcttcaccaaatttatacagtttgatgactgtccagctctgaagacatgtacatgcccattttgaaccatagtcatagcgccacctagtggtgggaggaagtgcatgttttccccctatgggggatcaaataaagaaagtctaaagtctaaagtctaaagttttattctcggacgtctctctctcagcaggttaaccacagacacctcaaatttggaccaaacattctcaagacgtggatgatgcaaagttatgatgctgttgacgtttcgtcagacgctgtcaccatggcaacgttgttcgccatgaaacaggaaattgctataacttcagtgtacattatccaatctgtttcaaacttgtcacgcttaataacaGTCCCGGTCTGAAAACATTAGATGCCAATTACTGACCACAGTCATtacgccacctggtggcaacaggaagtaacacgtctatggcaatgatcatttgatttgcgcgacattttcacagtgtagtcaacacttcatatactggaatataggacgtcattagcggctgTTCTT
The sequence above is a segment of the Pempheris klunzingeri isolate RE-2024b chromosome 23, fPemKlu1.hap1, whole genome shotgun sequence genome. Coding sequences within it:
- the eif4e2rs1 gene encoding eukaryotic translation initiation factor 4E family member 2 related sequence 1; amino-acid sequence: MDPLERPKEEENQEESDCYHDNSDGTNNNNNRRKTVCPGVGEHPLQYNYTFWYSRRTPSRPASSQSYEQNIRQIGTVASVEQFWRFYSHLIRPGDLSGHSDFHLFKEGIKPMWEDDSNRSGGKWIIRLRKGLASRFWENIILAMLGEQFMVGEEICGAVVSIRFQEDILSIWNRTSNDQTTTSRIRDTLRRVLNLPTNTIMEYKTHNDSLRDNSSFRNTKISL